The Seriola aureovittata isolate HTS-2021-v1 ecotype China chromosome 7, ASM2101889v1, whole genome shotgun sequence genome includes the window CTTTCAGATTCACTGTCTGACCCATGTtctattttcaaacaaaaagtcCCCACACACTGCAGATTCAAGTCTGCAGATAACTCTGTGTTAGTTCCAGGTCGCCTTAAATCAGGAGTTCCTCCGGCAGCTAGACtccatatttttattatattaaaggTGAAAGGTGTAGTGACGGACCCGCTGAGGATTATCAGATGAAGCTGCTTcacagtgagtttcagctcattgtttatccGTCCCGACACAGCTTTACTGTCCTGGCTCTCTCCTGGTTTTGGCTGCCgcagcagatgttttcagagaaacagctgtaaaataaaacaaaacaaaaagcctcttgtcttcttcctgctcagcagcaaacagtcagtcagagatcagctgctgaacatagcAGAGCGTTTAGCAGCTGAGGAGACAGATGTTTCCCTccggagctggtggagaccaaacacagagctaaaagagagagggagagattcatcaggtgacacaaacacacctccacCTGGATCATCATGTTGATCTGTAACTGCTGGAGGTGGAAATAACAACTTTACAAGTGTCTTTAAAGGTGTTTTTAGCTCGTTCTGCTCCCCGGTGGCTGAAACTATTATAGCTACCGACCTTTAACTTAAACCAGGAGTCACTAAACCCTTAAACATCTCAGCTCAAATACAAACTGTTATCTTTGTCTCTTATACATTGAAAGAATTTGATCAAATTATATGAAAGACACTTTTTACAgccctgaaaagaaaaatgttcagCGTCCATTTAAAGACCTGGCTTGAGTCTCGACTTGCTTATTAAGACTCAGTCTGGCGACCCGATAGTGGAGCGGTGAGGGCAGACGActgccctcctctctgtcccactTCCTGTTACTCTTCTCTGTCCTGTCGAATCATAAAGGCACAAAATGGCCCAGaatgtttaatgtttacttGTAGAAACACCTGTTGGACCTGTCGTGTGATGCTTCTTCAGGTTTGTATTAATCGACTCGTTTCTCTCCGTCTCGTCTCCTCAGGgctttttttgtacttttgtactTGATCGTGACGTCGAGCGATGTCCAGCCCGTGTCTGCTGACCCTCAGATGATCCATGACCACACCTTATTGATGCACTTTATCACCTTTGCGGAGTCTTCCTCCCGCCGCGAACCCCGCAGCTGATGACCAAAGTGCTTCCCCGCCGTCGCCCCGTGCCACGTGCCTCCTCCCCCAGCCCCTCCCTCAGCCTCACGCCCCCGCAGGACGCCCCGGGATGTTTCAGAGGTTTGCCAGCGCCCTGTTCGGGGACGACGTGGAGGAGCTGAGCCGATGCAGCCGACCTGGAGACGgcaagcaggaggaggaggacgacgaAGACTGGATCTTGGTCAACTACCTGGGTAAGTGTCAGGAGAACATGGCGAAGAGTCGCCACATGAACCTGTGTTTATGTGGCGACTCTAAAACCAGTAAAACCTGCTCTTAACGCACCACCacctttcttcctgtttcttcctTGTTTACTCGTTTGTCTTGAGgaccagatgtttctgtgagtggaaacagtgtcagtgtttcaaAGCATTTCCTGGagtgatcaattaatcaattaacataACAGTTGCTGGttaatttactgtttattgATCTAATTGTTTCCGCTGCACACCAGATAATTAATCCCTCCTCGTCTCTGGTCGACGGTGTGTTCACTGGTAAAAAAGAAGCAGGTTTTCCTTTATCTCTATTGAACGTGACGCAGATAAAACGTCACATACTGTAAGTGAACATAGTGGTGACATAACGAGAACGTGGAAAGTAAATACGCACTTTGGCAGTTAAGATCCAGCTGTTTGCATCAGTGCCACAAAAGTGCCTTTGAGCAAGAAACCAACCCACAAAAGAATCTGTCTGATCTTTGAGTgtttatggtaaaaaaaatcaaagaaacgagatttcaaagtaaaataaaaccagtAGAAAATGAAGTGCGTGAAACCATGTGAATGTGTTTCTAAAAGCCGTTTTGAAATTTGATCTGTtcaaggaagagaagaaaaaaattcactcactgattaaaaaaaaaaggtgtgacTAGTGGAAAAGCTCGTGAGCAGATCTTCAGTTAAGATAATTTATTTCAAACAGTTGATTTTTATATGCGGACAGAAAATAAAGCGCCGTGGAGCCGTTTGGAAAAGAAACTGTTTAAGTTTAGACTGTTTTAATGGCGGGTCAAAGAGGAGCCAAGTTTCCAGAGCTGTCCGACACccaacaacccccccaccccccccccccacccccagtcAAAACAGACATGACACCCAGAGAGGTTCagtaacacacactgcagtcacCTCCACACAGAGCGGCCCGTCGTTCACCCGCCGCCGGGCTTGACTCGACTCGACCCGTGTCGGATTCCACAGCTGTGTGAATATTtcaggtgggggagggggggggggaacgGAGGCCGACTCACCCACTTCAGGCTGGGATAGAGGGGGGGTGAGGCAGGGTGGCATCAGGCAGTTTATGGAAGTCAACCTGTAAACAGGTCAAACAAAAGCGCCCGAGGAACCAGAGAAGGTAAAAATAGACGCCGGTGGTTCCCGTTCTGGGCCCCGTGGAGATGGACTTGTATGGGCACGGAGCTGCCGCCAACATCCCTGCAGCTAAACACACCTGGATCCCGTGTTGGGTTTCTCCCAGGTGGACTGTAAACTTAGAAACCCGTCGTCAAGTCTTGTTAAGTTCTGACTGGAAAAAGCTCCGGCTGCatttcctctgatgaaaataaagattCTTGTTTCAAATCTGAAGGTTTAAATATAAAAGAGAATTCATCCCTTCAACCGTCTAatctaccaaaataaaacaccttttcaaaataaaaccacatatGTGCAGTGGTcttagcattaaaaaaaagctactgCTACAAACTTATAAACATGTACGTCCCAGTTTTACACCACAAAGGTTAACACACTTATAAACAGCAGAACCAGACTtaaccaaaaataaatatggCCACCTGCTGTGGTTTGAAAAGAGCATTTACTGAAGTTAATGATAATATGTTATAGtgtagtcacacacacacatatcacgTTGAGCAAATGCTGCACAAAACATCATGCACATAATATACATGAAGCCACCGCTGTTCATCTGTACAGATCATAACTTATTACTGTGCtctttttttggggcttttgtgcctttattggacaagacagtggagagacaggaaatggggaggcagagagagggggggaatgacatgcagccaaaggccgtccgatacgggactcgaaccggggccaactgcagcgaggactgtagcctctacacgccagcttagaccactacgcccCATTACTGTGCTCTTTCgattcatattttaattttaattaatattaagtTTAATGATTAGTTTAATCCTCTTCAGTccaaaaaccaaagatatttcACTTCTTAGGTTCATGTTGAGAAGAAGCCACCGGTCGTGAGCGTTTGCCCTTGATGCTCGAACTTTAATATAGTTTCCGTGTCGACGGCTGCAGCCACTCAGATTCACACTCTTGTTTACTTGTTCTTTGACCAGATCGTTCCTGgatttcattctgttttatattggacatgttttttgtgtttgtgtagaaaGAACTTGACATTTGAGAACTTTGTTGTTGGTGTCTTtgttagaagaagaaaaaaaacccacatctCTAAAGTGAGGTATTGAATAAACGCAGTCTTTTGTGGCACTGAGGAATCATGTCAACAGGAGGATTAAAGCTTTTGAAATCAAACCCCATAGATCAGATGATACTCTCCACGTCTGCACACACATCCATGTGTAGCCACAACACACCAGCTGTACACATGTCGACGTGCCCTCGTATGTGGCCGCCCGGTGTAGTGTAAACAGAGCTGGATGCATGTTCCTGCTCCGGGGCCTCAGAGCCACAAAGTGATGTGCAGTGTTTTTACATTCAGATAGAAAATTGCAGCAATGACTGACGCTTTGCGAGGTTGTTTTTGCTCATGCACGGGCCACAAAACACCAAGAACCCGGAGATATCTTTTTAGGATCTGGAGATGTTTGGATGTGACATGTTACAACGCCGTGATCGAAGCATGTCCCGCCCAGATTTCATCATATATGGAGTCATAGTTTGAAATATCTGTGCAGCTACACCTCCTGATTCTGGGGTATGTTGCGTAGTGAAAGTGTGGCATTTGTTGAGCAGGAAGATATGATCTCATGTTGCAGCTTGTGTGTGGCGGGTTTTTGTGAAACTAGGTGAGCAGCAGAAGGAagaaatcagctgtttgtgggACTGAAACTCTGCAGACTCTGTGGTTCGTAGAGGAGACAGAGGTCGGGTGGTTCGTTCATAATCCACACCGGCCTCGTTAACCCGACACACGCCCTGCAAAAGAGAGTCTCCGAAACACTGCCGCTCCTCACTAACAACACCGCTTCACTCCTGTGGTACAGAGATTGTGTTGTTCAGGCTGACACCGTGAACCTGAACCTCCTCTCGCTCTGCAGACTCCCGCAGGAAGAGATCAGCTGCTGACGGCCTCGGACAGCGAGGGCCGTCCTCCAGCTGAGAGGATAAAGTGAGCAGATCAGCTGCTGGGCGCTGAGTCAGCGCTCTGCAGCTTCTCAGGCCTGTTGTGGGTAAACAAGGATTCCTCTGTGAACTCCTGGGAGTCAGAGTCACGTCTCACGTGTGGAAGTGAACTCCAAACCGTCTCAACATACAGAGCTGCATGCgtacagtaaacagtgaggGCACGGGGGTCAGGGGAGATAACTTAATGATGCTAACCTTGTTACTTCACTCCTCCAGCTGTCTGCTTGGATGAAAGAGTGCAGGGTCCGACCAATAAAAGTGAGTTATCATTTACAGGATGGAGAAAATAGCTGCTCCTTAAACAGAACCGAAATCAAACAGAGACGTCTGCTCAGTGGACACGCCGTTTATTTTTAGCCTCCAGTCCGCCAGCCTGAGATCATGTTGCTTTTCCTCCTTTAACTTCCTGCATCTCTGTGAATCATTAGAAGCTGGTGTCGGATCAAAACAAGAGCCCAGACACGCAGCTCTCTGGCTCCGGCCTCctggtttgtttgtattttttttgcaaacagcAGCGTGTTGGATGTGCAGCAGTTGGTGCAGGATGCTGGCACGTTGTCACAGTGATGATTGATGTGTTAGAGAATAACGAGCAGCGGCTGTTTCTGcaacagagcagagggaaggCTCAGGCGGCGGTGAGCAGATTAGGCTGCTCTGGTCGGGCgtgttttgcacacacacacacacacaaacataaaacatgtgTGCAGGCTGCGGTTTCAGTCGGACATGtgatgctgagctgctgcagctctgtggctgctcTGCATCAAGAACATGATTGTTTACATGTGAGTGCTGCACAGACACGGGCCACAGTTCCCCCTGCTGGCGAGATGCACGCGTCACACTGTGTAACTCAACTAGATGATTTATTTGTCAAACAGGGAAGATGCAATTTAAGATCGTTTCAAAACCAGGCGTGAAATGAACGTGTTGCACAGGCAGTTCAGAGCTGTTGCTAATCCTCTTCTACATGTGTGATGTCATTAAAACAgtcaacagcaaaaacacactgtgttaaAGATACACTGATGAGTTCAGCTCCGGTCTGCTTTTAGCAGCGCTGAACCTTCTGTTCTAAAGGAATCAATgcctggagttaatttgatttcagttcaatcaatcaatcaatcaaactttatttgtatctAAGATTACTCAGAAAAACTTGAGATGACTGACCTCCTCTGTAAGGGTGTGATATTCATGTCGACACCTCTGCAGAGACGCGGCATCCAAAATCTATTTTCTGACTCACTGTCGTAGGCGTTTAAAGCTCTGAAGTCGTTAATTAATTAGTAATTTGATGTAGATTAGATCAGTTTATTGTATTTGCAGTGATCTGACGCTTCATATTAAAGCTggtgtgtctctgcagctgaagcCTGCTCCAGTCAGTGTGGTGACGGCCTCTCTGGAAGCACCGCTGCtcaccaggaggaggaggaagaggaggaggaggaggaggaagaagaccTGGTGATGATCCCCTCTCCGGTGGCCAGTTCCCCCATCCGCTACGCCTCCTGCACTTCCCTCAACTCCACGGCCGACACAGACCCGGACGGCGGCGCTGAGGAGGacgaggatgatgatgatgaagaggaggaggaggagagcgggtTCCTGCGCCTGGACGCCTGCTCCCTGGAGGAGAGCTGGTTCgtcaccccccctccctgcttCACCGGCCGCGGCAGCCAGCCCGTCCTCCTGGAGACCAGCCCCCTGGAGAACCTGCTGATCGAGCACCCCAGCATGTCCGTGTACGCCCACCACAGCCCCCCCCGACTGACCCTCGACCCCCTGCAACGCTCACTTGACCGGGACTTCTTGTCCGCCAACATGTCCACCCCCCCGACAGCCTCAGGTGGGAAGGAGAAGGCGAGACGCACGCTGGACGGCCCCCGTCACAGGTAACATCCTCAGAGCGGCGATTCAGGTTTAAACACTTGttgttcatttcctgtcagtctGCTAACCTTActgtttgcccccccccccccccccctgcaggcCAGAGGTGGCGGTCGTACAGCGCCGCTCCACCCTCCACTCCGCCTGCTACGCCGCGGCGCTCTCCACCCGCGCCGGCCTCCTGCAGCAGCGCTCGGGAAACACCGCCCAACGCACCCAACCGCTGTCTCGCAACGCCCTGCGACGCCTCAACCTGCTGCTCCCCCCCAAGGCCGGCACCAGACACCTGCACCAGCCCAGCCAGAGGCACCTGAACTTCTGAGGCCACGGCAaccatcgtcatcatcatcattatcatcatcatcatcatcatcatcatcatcaacctcGTTCCTTTAAGCAGTGTGGGAATCGAACCCTCGCCACCCTCAGTCACACGCCGCTGTTTTCTTCTCGTATCAAGAAATCAACACCAGCAACAAAACCTCTGTCATcagcctccacctccacctgagCTGTTCTGATTATCTGTTCTCTGATTGGACGGTGAAATAGGGAAAATAACTGGTGATCGCTGTCATTTTATCagctcatgtctcctcctccacctcctcttcctcctcctcttcatccatccatcctccttCACATTGATGCTGAGAAGAAGGGATGCAAAAGAGATGGTCATCATGTGccgctgccccccccccatcctcctcttcctgttgtcCATGTTTTATCCTCTCTCCCATTGGACCAATTTGTGTCCAATCACGGAGAGGACAAGTCGCCACGGTGAcgtcctcttcttcctctctttctttttttctctcttcttcttacTCTCGTTCTTTACGGACAACGTCGTGTGTAGAATCAATGCTGTAGGTCACTTTACTCGGCGGCAGGTTCGCAGCAAGGCGGCGGGACGGTCAGGTGAGGTCATCGCAGAGCGACGCTTCGTCCGGCGACTTCCTGGGCAACTTGTCGggggaaacaggaaacatttcagACCCTGAATCACTTGAACACGAACAGATCAGCTGCCGTTTAATCAGAGCAGGAGCGTCGTGCTGAGGCTTTTGAGAGAAGTTGCCAGTTATTGTCGGGTTTCTGCAACTGGCAACCTGAGCGCTGTTGATTTCAAACAAGCTGTGACATCAGCAGCGTGAACTCAACGAGtcgctgcagctgaaaacaaaagtttaaaggaaaaatcccCCCAAATAATCTGACGCTGTCGTCGTCTACTTCAGCAGTAACACAAATAAACTTAACAGCTGCAAACGCAGACGCAGTTTGGTCCATTAAAGGGACAGTCCGCAGATTAAACAAGTCCACgtctgagaaaataataaaatggcgtcattttgtgtcatcagggttatctcagctCGTAGATTATATTATAACAGAAAATCTGTTTGGAAGTGACGGATCAGGATGCTTGTCAGGCAAGGAGGGTCTCATGAAAGACACttgttgcatcatgggaaatgtaggatccagtgtgtCTGGAATTAAATCTGTCTCTCTcaagtgcaaaacaaaaaaagtctttctaatccagaaaaagaaatgtccctgtaaaatatatattttacatttgtaaaataCAAGAGTTTGAGTCTGTGAagaagtgcaatactaaataACACTACCCCTTTAAACACACCATGAATCCTTGTTTTGAAGAATTTCtttcacattaaacactgaaattatttcatgttttgctctaaatccaacattttttttttttggcgacATTGTGACTCAAGTCAAAACGCGACCCGGGCGAGAACACGCTGCGTTCACAGGTTCTTCTGGGAAACCGGAGGATGTAGTAACTGAAAACtgagagacagaacagagagtTTTATGAGTCAACAAAATCCGAgtcacttcctgcagctgcttcgcCTCGTAGTCACTTTTCTGCTGCAGGTACAGACGTTTGATTTTTAGCAGTTGTGCGTTTCTTCCTTTGTGATTATTCACTGCAGTCGTAGAGCGGAGCCTTCCCTCCATCTATAGAGTCTATAGAATTAAATACAACACACCTCAGTTATAAGTGCAAATGCAAAACGCCTCACCTCTTACTGTTTTCTATAGTTTTAGAGcatttttgggggatttttcctttaatttcctGCCTTGAAATCACCTGTTGTGAGTCGTGCGGCGTCCCCCTGTTGTTTAAACGCGATGTTCCCACGCTGGTCGTCCTGCGGCGCCGCCTGAACCTGCCTCTGACTCTGTAATTCAGTACTTTTCACAATACTTTTttgaaaaaggacaaaaaaaataaataaaaaagacggTAAAAATTACTGGGTTAAATATCACTAAACGCCTTGTTTTAACGGTAGCTTTGAGataaatagaaatgtaaaaaaaaaacaaaatgtatttaaaaaaaaaaaaaacttccaaaatattttttgaaaagaaaaaaacaaattacatatCAGTATGAAGTTGGTATATATGCGTCTATGGTTTCTTGCTTAGGTATGTTTGGTTATGTTAGTGTGCAATCTGTTGCATGGTCGTAGAGTTGTGTCAGTGTCACGAtggttgggaaaaaaaaaaaagaaaatggaaaaagattatttttcttttttttttttttgtaattttaagttttttgtttgttcttaaaCGAATCTGCAGTCCACTTTTCAGGGTCACAACCAATCACCTTTACACTTTAGGAAGATGCAGATTTACTTGACGGCTGATGATTCTTTGTGCGTGCTCTCAGACTTTTCCAGCTCTGTCCTCGCGAGATTTCCCTCGTGAAGATGTTTGTGAGAAATTATTGACTTTTAGAAAATTGATCCTGGTCCCAGGACTGTGAAAACGAACTCAGTCGACTGTTGGAAATCCATCATGATGGAGAGAAACCTGTTGGTCTTCTTCTGcgttgtttatatatatataaaaataatttttttgctCTAATGTTCCTAACATGGTTTTAGAAATGTACTTTATGCTTTTTAACTCTTCTATTTCCCATGTTAACttagttacattttgttaaactgttcaaatatttaaaccaaaaaattagcagtgacctttaacctttcaCTAGTTTATAATACTgatgttcttttgttttgttttttttgttgttgttgttgtttaacttgAGTTGTAAACAGCTCGGGGTCTCGGCGCTCTGACACGGCGGACGCGGCTTGATGTGTCCGCTGTAGGGAAAGTGGAGCCCGGGCCGAGTCACCacactgcaggaggagagagggactGGATCTGAAGTACGGAAGCCCATTTATgtcaagaagagaaaaaagattaaatctTAGGAAtgaaaaaatagatttaaaaagatGCGCATGGGGAGTCAAAAATAATGAGATACAGAGACAAAGTTTAAGTCTGAATTATAACTTTTCATGACTGTGACATAAAGGGTCAAACATTAGACTCTATCTGTAtgaatatacatgtatatatatttatatatacacagtacatACAAATGAATTTCAAAGTTTCACCTTATAAATTTTGACTTGTTGTCACAAAGAAATATAAGATATTATCCCACTGTATATTAATCTAAAATTTTGTCTCTTAAAGTCAGTATTTGCCTTTATTATCTCTAATTTTATACATGGTATCTCAACATTGTGATTTACTCATTCCTgacttttcttcatcttttatttcttttcctggTAGAAATGAGCTTCACCACTGAGTCCTACGTTGAAACTGAAAGATGTAggatgaattttatttttatttttattttttgtgtgtgttcttgaaTGATCTTGAAACAGGTGATCAAACTCAAACTTCACATTTTGTTCAAGAAGATTCTTGATCAAAGATCCAACCTCTCAGTTTTGTTGACCGAAACACATCCAGAGAAATCAATAAGATtaaattaagtcatttttaaaggtgAAGTTTGGGGAACACATCCTGTTGAAGACACAAAACGTATCTGTGTTGTGTGATTTTTAGGGCTCAGTAAAGACTCAGTCTCGTGTGGTGGAGGCCGTTTGCAGTGTGGCGTCTGAATCTCCAGTAAAAACCTGACTTCACTTTGTCTGTGGTCGTGTTGACGGGACGGTAGCATTAATGAGAAAGCACTAACAAAGGTTTGTTAGGCGTCCGTATGGTTCGCTGTAAATAATCGAAACGATAGTGGAGTGGTTCAATCTCTGGTGTATTTAagcttctctgtgtttctccagtgtctctctctctctctctctctctctctctctctctctctctctctctctctctctctctctctctctctctctctctctctcgtcgaGCTTTGCAATTGTGGACgatgttgttttgtgttactgcgatgtttttaaaaagagacaaacttAAAGACGGAAGGGatcctgtctcctcctgctgtcaggagcctttaatgttttatctttattttcagtttctcttctcatctctccATCATCAAACTAACAGggatttgtaatgtttttttggtttttttttgttcaatgcCTTGAAATTTGTGGATCACGTGC containing:
- the tp53inp1 gene encoding tumor protein p53-inducible nuclear protein 1 produces the protein MFQRFASALFGDDVEELSRCSRPGDGKQEEEDDEDWILVNYLAEACSSQCGDGLSGSTAAHQEEEEEEEEEEEEDLVMIPSPVASSPIRYASCTSLNSTADTDPDGGAEEDEDDDDEEEEEESGFLRLDACSLEESWFVTPPPCFTGRGSQPVLLETSPLENLLIEHPSMSVYAHHSPPRLTLDPLQRSLDRDFLSANMSTPPTASGGKEKARRTLDGPRHRPEVAVVQRRSTLHSACYAAALSTRAGLLQQRSGNTAQRTQPLSRNALRRLNLLLPPKAGTRHLHQPSQRHLNF